From Simonsiella muelleri ATCC 29453:
TGTTGAGTGTGCCCGCTATTTTTGCGATGCAATTTGCAACCCAATATTGGCATTTTTTGTTGATTGGTTTGATTATGGGCTTGGCTGGTGGTGCATTTTCGGTGGGGACACCGTATGTAGCACGTTGGTTTCCGAAAGAACAGCAAGGTTTGGCAATGGGCATTTTTGGTGCAGGCAATGCAGGCAGCGCACTGAATAAATTCATCGCACCAAGTTTGATTGCATTGGGAAGCTGGACAATCGTCCCAAATGTGTACGCTGGCATTATGTTGGCAACTGCGATTGCATTTTGGTTTTTCAGCTACCATGATCCCAAACATTTGGTTACTTCAAAAGCATCTTTAAAACAACAAATTATGTTGTTATCAGATGCGGGGGTGTTGCGCTACAGTCAATATTATTCGGTGGTGTTTGGGGGTTATGTGGCATTGGCGTTGTGGATGACCAAATATTACATTGACGAATACAATCTAACCATGCAACAAGCAGCTTTATTGGCAGCGTGTTTTTCATTACCTGGTGGGGTATTGCGTGCGGTAGGTGGTTATTTATCGGACAAATTTGGGGCATACAAAGTTACTTGGGGCGTGATGTGGGTATTGTGGGTGTGTTTCTTTATTTTGTCGTATCCTGACACAAATTTCACGATTCACGGTAAAAATGGCGATTTAGCGTTTCATATTCATTTGAATGTAGTGGTGTTTACCATTTTGATGTTTACAGCTGGGATTGCAATGGCCATTGGCAAAGCATCGGTATTTAAATTTGTGGCAAACGACTATCCCGACAATATTGGTGCGGTATCGGGCGCCGTGGGTTTAGCGGGTGGTTTGGGTGGATTTTTGTTACCGATTATATTTGGTGCATTATTAGATTGGTCTGGGGTGCGTTCTACGGCGTTTATGTTGCTGTATGGCTGCACTTGTGTTTCATTGATTTGTATGCATTTTTCATTCAAAGGTCAAAAACATCAATAACATAGTTGTTTACAATAAAAATAAGACAAGGCAAACGACTATAAATTGACAAAATTATTTTTCAGGCAGCCTGAAAAGGCAAGTTCTTCAATTATTTTTAATTATTTATTTTATTTATTTTTAGGACAAAATTTATGTCTAAAGTCATCACTCATTGGCAACCTGAAGACCCACAATTTTGGCAGCAAACAGGCAAAAAAATTGCTAAACGGAATTTATGGATTTCCATTCCTGCACTTTTGTTGGCATTTGCAATTTGGCAAGTGTGGAGCGTAGCAGTGGTAAACTTACCGAATATTGGTTTCACTTACACGGAAAATCAATTGTTTTGGTTGGCAGCATTGCCTGCGCTATCGGGCGCGACTTTGAGAATTTTCTATTCATTTATGGTACCTGTATTTGGTGGACGTAAATGGACAACGATTTCTACCGCGAGTTTATTGCTGCCTGCGATTGGGCTTGGTTTTGCGGTACAGAATAATCAGACACCTTATGGTGTGATGGTTTTGCTGGCGTTATTGTGTGGATTTGGCGGGGGAAATTTCTCGTCTAGTATGGCAAACATTAGCTTTTTCTTCCCCAAAGCCGAAAAAGGCACGGCAATGGGTTTAAATGCTGGTTTGGGAAATTTGGGCGTATCGGTGGTGCAATTTGTTGTACCGCTGATTATTACGGTGGGTGTATTTGGTGCGTTTGGTGGCGAGGCACAAACATGGACAAAAGGCGATGTTACCAAACAATTATGGCTACAAAATGCAGGGTTTATTTGGGTGCCACTGATTATCTTATCCACTTTAGCGGCGTGGTTTGGCATGAATGATTTGGCAGATGCAAAAGCCAGCTTCAAAGAACAAGCCATTATTTTCAAAAGAAAACATAATTGGATTATGTGTATTATTTATTTGGGTACATTTGGTTCATTTTTGGGATTTGCGGCAGGTTTTGCCTTACTGACGAAAAGTCAATTTACAGGTATTGACCCTGTGAAATATGCGTTTGTTGGACCGTTGGTCAGTGCATTGGCGCGACCTGTAGGCGGAATGTGGGCAGACAAAATCCAAAGTGGTGCGAAAGTAACGCAATGGGTGTTTATTGGCATGATTTTATCAGTAATAGGCGTCATTTGCTTTTTGCCAAGTGGTGGACAAGGTGGTCATTTTTGGGGCTTTTTTGCGTGTTTTGTGGCATTGTTTGCGCTGACTGGATTGGGCAATGGTTCAACTTTCATGCAAATTCCCGTGATTTTCTTGAATTTGCACCAAAAATTAGC
This genomic window contains:
- a CDS encoding MFS transporter; this translates as MASEQYKRYAVLISSTVSFTVCFMIWMMLAVVGIPIKKQLGLSETEFGFLAALPVLSGSLIRVPLGIWTDKFGGRIVMFVLMLLSVPAIFAMQFATQYWHFLLIGLIMGLAGGAFSVGTPYVARWFPKEQQGLAMGIFGAGNAGSALNKFIAPSLIALGSWTIVPNVYAGIMLATAIAFWFFSYHDPKHLVTSKASLKQQIMLLSDAGVLRYSQYYSVVFGGYVALALWMTKYYIDEYNLTMQQAALLAACFSLPGGVLRAVGGYLSDKFGAYKVTWGVMWVLWVCFFILSYPDTNFTIHGKNGDLAFHIHLNVVVFTILMFTAGIAMAIGKASVFKFVANDYPDNIGAVSGAVGLAGGLGGFLLPIIFGALLDWSGVRSTAFMLLYGCTCVSLICMHFSFKGQKHQ
- a CDS encoding MFS transporter codes for the protein MSKVITHWQPEDPQFWQQTGKKIAKRNLWISIPALLLAFAIWQVWSVAVVNLPNIGFTYTENQLFWLAALPALSGATLRIFYSFMVPVFGGRKWTTISTASLLLPAIGLGFAVQNNQTPYGVMVLLALLCGFGGGNFSSSMANISFFFPKAEKGTAMGLNAGLGNLGVSVVQFVVPLIITVGVFGAFGGEAQTWTKGDVTKQLWLQNAGFIWVPLIILSTLAAWFGMNDLADAKASFKEQAIIFKRKHNWIMCIIYLGTFGSFLGFAAGFALLTKSQFTGIDPVKYAFVGPLVSALARPVGGMWADKIQSGAKVTQWVFIGMILSVIGVICFLPSGGQGGHFWGFFACFVALFALTGLGNGSTFMQIPVIFLNLHQKLAEQGLETAEQARLSAAKEGAAVAGFTGAFAAYGGFFIPKSYSLSIELSGNVMGAFVGFIVFYTICLVLNWWYYARKDAEAKC